The DNA sequence AACATCCGTTCTAAACTGAGCCAATAGGTGTTTTGTGAACTATTCCATTTCAAATTCCAACCTTTTCCTCTCGTGTGTCAGTACAGACTGAAGTTACACAGACAGACGGATTCACAAAGCtgattagaaaataaaaatcatcttCTTCGATAGAGGACATCAGCTGTTATATTCGGTTTGATTATTGTAGGAAACTTACTGCACACCAGCGCCATGGCCATCCGAAATAATTTGAACTGACACTTCATTCCGGACCAATTCTGccaaagagagaaagacagggaCAATATTTTTAGATTCTGATCATGGTGACAGAACAAACTGTGCAGAGGTTCAAAATCCCTCTCTGACACGAACCAACATCAAATCCTGCCCTTTATATCATGTCATGTCAATTCCAAAGAGCCCCGGGGACACGATGACCCACAATCTGCTCTTTGTACTAGATGATATGAttccaggtgaggaagaggaggaagacatggatGTCAGACTGCAGGGTGATGGGACTCCTCCACAAGCTGTCACATAAACATGCGGAAACTTGTGAACCAGCTAATGGTGATGGGGAGGAATGTATGGAATCTGTAGATagcacagcagctgctgggtcCCAAACGGGTCGACTTTGTTCATGTTACAAAGTGCTGTGGTGACTAGAACCGAGTCATCTGATAATCACTTTAggtaaaagcacacacacacacacacatggacatgcACTCCTATTAATCTTACCATCACCACGTTGGCCAAATGGGCAGAGACCAGCGCGTACACTCCCCCAGATGATCCGACCACAGGAGCTGTCATATCGGTGACAGACACGGCCAGAGACCCTGTATGACGACACAGTCAACAACAACTCTCACAAAACTACACTCATTGATCAAATCAGTCAACATGTGTGGACTGAACGTTTAGCACACTTTGTATTTCTGTTTACAGCCGCACATATTGCAGCTGGGTGCTGCTCGGAGATGATGGCCGGCGCCAACAGTCTGCGAGTGGGAAATAAACTCCAAATAAAAACGAGCCCGTAACGCCACGCTGTGTCCGTCTCTTTCCCTCCCGGCTCTCCTGACCCGTGTCTGCTTCTGCCCACGCCGCACTTGGAGCCGCTAATGAATGACCTTTACACTCTAAACTTCAGCCAGCTTCCACTGCGTCTCACTTTAAAGTACAAACACCCAGGATGCATCTTCGCCACTGCCATGGCAActaaggagagggggggggagggaccTTACACAGCACAAAAGATTTATTAATTTAAAGGCAAAATATTGGCTATTTTATTTAAAGTGACACCTCCGATGATGGCGTGCTTCGTCGTTATTCCACATACAAAGACAAATAGTTGGACAGCTAACCGGCCTCTGTGATCTATTTAACCAGTGAGGTTGATCCCTCCAACTCTGGTGTCACCCACAACACCAAAGGACATGCCCATCAGCAGACGTCTTATTTCAAAGGAATACTTAATGAGACGCTGAAATAGAAAAGTCCGTTCAAAGCTGGGTTGGCATTTAACACTAAAAATCTGGCTTTCCCAGGTGCACGAACCATAATGGCTGCACAGTTGGTGGTGCGATGACAGCGTCTGACTAACCACTTCACACTTTCCTCCACCAGCAGACACAACAAGGGGAAAAAATCCCTGTAACACTACATCTGTGATCACACGATTTGTTTGCACGTCGTGACCTTCGTTGGCGAGATTAAACGGTAATGTGCATTCTGTGCAACAGATTGTCCACATCATGACACCCGCAGTCGTTAGAAATAGACCAGATGGTTCGATGGCTCCGTGCTCACTTCTCTAAATTTGAGATTTCCCGCCGTTGCGCGCTCATAAATGTATCGACGCATCAGTACAACAACAACATGCTCTACAAAGTATGATATTAATGTCATTCGTCCGCTGGTGCAATTAAAGCATCGCCTCATGTTTTAATAATGTCTTTCCAACTTCAACCGGTCCTGTAAAAGTGCCAGCTGAGCCCATTCTGGTCGCCGCTGATGTCGCTTGGTATGAAATCTGACCATAACAACGCAGATTTCATTTCTTTGATTGTTCTTTTTACATCGCCAACATCTAAACTGCTCAAGGGCAGCAGGTCTGCCATCTAGATTTTGGCTTAAACACCAGTTCAGTGTGTATTTCATTCCCAAGCGTTTCCACGCTAGCACGATGCCACGCTGTGATAACATTTGCATGTACTTGTGACAGAAGATGCCTGGATGTTTTAGGTGTTCACAGAGTTGTTTCATGTTAAAATTTATGCAGACCCGCATCCTGAACAACACTGACTAATAATAAGGCAGAAAACGCAGCGATACGCAGCGGTTCCAAACAGCGTAGCAGAACGTACGCGTCTGCTAGTGGTCGATATCTAATTAAAAGAGcagatgcttgtgtgtgtgtttgtgcatgtgtgtgcatgtgtgtgcgtgtgtgtgtgtgtgtgtgtgtgtgtgtgtgtgtgtgtgtgtgtgttggtcactGAGTGATTGATGCtgggtttcctctcctttcatttccttgTGAGCTTAATGCTACCGGCCATTACAGCTGGTCTCCCCGGGGTGTTTGCAGCTGacccctgctcacacacacacacacacgcatgaatATTCAAGAGAACTGTACTGATGGTCGCTCATACGTCACAATCCTGCCTGCTTTGGTACAACATCaacatatttttttccccacatatCGGTAGTTcaaagtttgcttttttttaccATTCAATATCTCACCTTTGGTGAAAAGGGCGCTACAAACGTGTGCTGATTTAGTAAAGAAGAATAATGAACCTGTCCAACTCATCCACCTCTGCTCCTGTCCTGGCTCTttttaaatccccccccccctcaacatCTTCAAAATTTTCTCAGGCTTAGTTCATCACTGCTCCTTCATCTCTGACCCTAACATTTTATATCAGGCACACACCCCCTTtcagtgtttcagtgtgtgtgtatgtgtgtgtgtgtgtgtgtgcgtgtgtgcgtgagccCCATCTGAGATGGATCCCTTTTGCTGAGTCCTATTCTAAATTAAAAATGGCCAAAAGGGGACTCGGGAGGCTTTGACGGGTCAATGACAACCCCCTACATCCCACAATGTCTGGTTCCATAACATAAATACAACACCATCTGCCCctaaacaccacacacacacacacacacacacacacacacacacacacacacaaagctaaATAGTCTCATTGACTCATACGCACTCTCGTATAGGCTGTAACCTGATCCTCTGCTGAATGCATGAAAAATGTACAACAAGCAGATGGAACACCGGCAAAGTGCAAGTGTGTATCGTGTGTGTTATCATGTCACACACCCACCTGCCAGCACGCCACACATGTAGACCAGTCCAATACGAAGGGCCCCGTGGACCATTTCTAGAGGGACGCCTACGAGCAGCTGCATGGCCATGTTCAGGCCCAGATGTTCGATCCTGTAAAGCACACACGGCTACAGTCTTGACCCATGTTATAAGAAGtttagaaatagaaaaaaacGAGTTTAAAACCATGACAAGATAGTTACAGTTTAGGTTTTTCATGTCATATTCACCATCATAAATCTGAAATGTGGTTTTAGACAATATGATAAGTCTCATTTTCCAATCAAGACGTGCTTAAATCTAAACAAAATCCAATAATCTTCATGCACTGACACAATTAGATAAAAATCAAGCTGTAATCCAAACACAATGATACAACCTTTTACTTTTAATAGGAATGATATTTTGAGGTTTATAAAGGTAGTTTTTGCATTTGATTGTTGAGATTTAATCATGTATTAAAAAGAACATgtattaaaaagcaaaaatgaaaaGTTTCACTTTGTTTTGATCATCTCGGTCagcaaaaaccccaaaagacaGCCAGCTAAACTAATGTGGTCCCTCCTCTTTCCAATAATCTTCGTAAATGTGCCTCAGTTATTTCCGCCACTTCTCTCCCTTCTgcctgaattttaaaaatggagcCTATAAATTACAGAGTCGAGCCAGAACGAAGATAAAGGATCTCTCTACTGATCTTAGAGACAATGAAGTATATTGATTTGGGTCAGGACGGTCTGACCAAAAAACAGGAGAGTTCATTCCCACATTCATCTGCCCCCTGATGGCCAACGCCGTCAGGCAGATATCTGGACACCTGCCACTGATGTGCAAtcacttttaaataaatatgaacCGGCTTGGGTGCTAAGAGAGATGCAGTCataatttgttcatttaaactGGATGCCCGAGGTTGCCAAAGGCTTGACGAGAATGTCAAATCCACAAATTATGAATGGGTAAAACATCTACAGCTCATCTGACGCTGGTGGTCCTGTaccagtcacatgaccatttAACAAACTCAAGGCACAATATGATAACGCTGAATTATCCTAGTCGCTCGTTTCAACATAAGTCGATCTCTTGTCGGTTTGATCTCATTCCCACAGCCACTTCCCACGAATCCCAGTGATGTTCTACTGTAATCAGTGCATGTTAAACATCCTCCTGTCCTCATTTCATAGCTCCCGGCTCCTCGTTTGACCGCACACTGTCATTATGCTGTTTTTACCGGCAGGTCCGAGCCCACTTAATTAAATAATCGTTTAATTAGGTTTCTCTATTGAGACTAGAGGGAATATTAAAGCTGGATGTCCCGGTCTGACTTGATgatggcaggaggagaggaatggaAGAGAACTCAGAATCTATTTCAGTTGCCACAATAAGGATATCAAaaacatttagcatttagcgGATTCTTCAGATAAAGCATTTTGCTAATTTTCCTTACATCTTTACATTCTGCAGAATTGCTTTCAAATTGTTAAAGGAAATAACGACTCGCTTTTTTTCCTTTACCTATTACAATTTTAGGAGATTTATgtaattcattttatttgtttattagAGGAAATGTCAGCAGTCACACTACAGCTGTCTTTTTCTATTACTGAGAATAATTATGAGCTGaattaattagcatgtttcaaTAAAGCAATCTGATGTTGGCATCACTGAGGTATTTTCAGTCAGCTCTACTCACCCAGTGTGCATGAAAATGTAGCTGAGGTACCTCCAGGCCTGGGCTCGGAGCTGGGGGTGGTACGGTAATGGGCTCTTCAAGAAGGACGGGCTGGACACCTGCAGGACCAGGCGGTCTAACTGGAACCCATAGTACATGAACACCACAACCTGGGAGAGCCACAATGAGGCGTCACCAATCAATAAAGACTGTTCGCAGACCTTTCAGCGTCCATGTCGGCCTTACCTCGGCAATGGTGATGGTCAGGATGAGCCAGGGTGGGGGGCAGTAGGTGTAGCTGTCAAAGTACCACTTGCGGTCGACTTCCCGGGGCAGAGTCTCATAGGCAACGTGTCGCACGAGCCGCTGGGACAGCCCCAGCCCAACCTCGTctctgaggctgcagcctcTGAGCTGCCTGCTCCCCTGCAGGATGGCTCTCCGGAAACTGTTGGAGCGCTTGTTGCTCATCTGGatgaaggaggaagcaggagatggaagagatgaagGGGATTATGGGAGGTGAGGGAAAGGAATATTGCATATCTGTACTCTATGCTTATCATCAGCTCTGTATCAGTTCTGCACTTCTAGTAAAAAGTTTACGACTGTCCCTGGCTCAGTCCTCTCCCTCAGCCTCCTCTCTGTCCGTCTCGTCCTTCCTTGGACTCTTGCAGCTGCAAGAGTAGGAGATCAGAaaactcctgctcctcttcGTCTTCTTCTTTTAACAAGACTTGCAGGCAACCCTCAGAAAAAGCCAATTATTTTGCACTTGGTTTGGGGCATTTGAAGGTGTGGGAAATTGATTAAAGGTCACCATGGCCACTCActagaccacacacacacacacaattggaCCTCCCCAGAGCAGCTCTGCCTCGTACAGACAGTAAATTCTTCAGTGTGAAGTGACTGTGAAGATTTAGCTCCTTTTGCTCAGGCATAAAGAGACACTGTCTGTTTATCCACGGGCGAAAATAcaagggggggaggaagagaggaggtgaaagggACAAATGAGCAGTGATGTAGGAGAACCTTCACAGTCGCACAATTGAAAAGCAATTTGGAGtaaagagaaagaggacagaGCTTCAGACCCAGGCAGAAGACGAAGGATTAAAAAGCGCGGACCTTCGTTATACAGTCAACGCAAGACAAATTGATTTACGGTGCTTTGCTGATGACATGTGTGAATCTTATTATCTCATGTCAGAGCAATTCACACATGCATCAGAAAGCCACCCAGTAAAATATTGCAATGAAGAGATTTTGAATGTGCAGCTGGACGTCTGATCGCCAATATCACATCACCACTCAAACATTCTGGGCTGTTCTGATCCCATATACACTGGCACAAGTCCATCATACACAGAAGGACGAACAAACTATTTTACACAACCCTACATGTGTAATTTAGTCCTTTAGATTGTGAAGACAGGAGAATGACCAAAGATGGAGGAGGTAAAGAAAAGGGGCCATTGGTGTTTTGAACACTGTCACAAAGCACCCGAAAAGGTAATTACGGGCATTCACAGTGATGGAAGAGCTGCAGTGCTGCGGCTTGACAAATACGCCTGTTTCAGACTATCTGGGCTCCTTCTCTAAGTCTATATTTTCTTTACTCCGTCCCCGTCTCTTGTAGCGACTAAAAAATAGCAGCTGAAACGACCAGTCATGTCAAATATCCAAATCAATGTGCAAGGAGGTGGGGAATGACACATTACAGACCACTCTCCTGCTTTACTTGTCTggtttaaaagagaaaaacaacccaaaacattAAGAAATCATTCATTCTTCTTTAACgtatacttcttttttttaattggtaAAGAAAAGGTTGGAAATGTGAGACAGTCAGATCTTTTCCCGCTTGGATCTCCTCGTTCTGTCACAACCCAACACGTCAGacattaaaaaccaaaacacagcaACTCATTTTAAACCATTTGACATTTTGCATCCAGATGAGTCATTTTATTCATTAACTAACTAAGTCCGCCGTCCCCTTATTACCCCCATGTGTCCAGCTGCCTCTGTATGCATAAGAGCTGGAGGGCAGCAGAGTCatgttggggaaaaaaggacaaatgaaCAAACACCCTATTCCTCTGTCCCACCGTGACCTTCAGCCCGTCATTTGACAAGAATGCAGCTCTGGAAAACCAGTATGAAAAGCCCTTTTGACATTTGTCCAGCAGGCCTCGTACCTCCGCCACTCTTCCACACAataaacagagaggaggggagttGCGCTCGCACTCACGGGCCGTGGCGAATTCCACACCATCTCTACAGacagacacgtgcacgcagACGTGCGTGGCATCGCTCTTCCATCCAGCGGTCTTCCGCCCGCAGGGCCGCTACAGCCATGGGTCAGCAGCTCAAACCGGAGGATGAGACGGTTATGAGGGTGGGAGCGAAGCCCAGGTGCTCGAACGAGACCTTTGaccatcagcagcctgaaggTGAACGTGAAAGTGGGGCGAGGTGAGGGTAGGAGGGGTATTTATCATCTGCCCGACTCAGTTTGCTCAGACgctccaccctgcagctgcGAGAgcgaattgtgtgtgtgtgtgtgtttctgtgtgtgtgtggtgaaaaCAATGACGTTAATGACCTTCCTCTGGAGATACCGGTGAAGACTCAATCCTAATATTCCCCCAGATGTTTCCTTCCTCTGTATTTTTAATTCTAGACataaatatttcacattttgcAGAGTCTTATGTAACTCTCGCTGGTGCACAACAGGATGTGTCTACCTTCTGGGAAGGTTTTCAGCACAGCATCTCTAAACGGCTCCATAGGTCTCCAGTGAGGACACAGCTGGTGGGTTGCTTTTAGAACGGCCGACATTAACTTCACCAAAGCAGGAAATTCACCCCTTACCAGGTTGACAAAGTCTTGGTAGCAGATTTTTCCATCCGCGTTTCCATTAGTGAGGGCCAACAGGACTTCCAGTTTGTGGGGGTCCAGCTCAGAACCATGCGTTGCCAGGAGATCTCTGAACCGCTCCGTGCTGATGAAGCCCGAATTGTCCGGGTCATACTGTCAATAGACACGTACAGCTGAATTAAAATCGACTGGGCCTCTTTCAATTGATCTAGACAGGGAAATGGAAGCATAAACAGAAGCCACCACTTGAATTCTAGTCATTATTGATTATGAGCCCAGACGTCATGCACTGTGAACAAAACAAATAGGGTTGAAATGAGCAGCCACAACAGCGCTGCACGCACAAATGCATCTGAGATCCACCAAATCAAAGATCAAGACGCTCATAACCTTTACTTCTAATATCTCAATCACGGCTTATTTTCAATTTAGAACTTCTAAAAGCTTTTAAAAGACACAGTTTCATGTTGTGATTCATATCACTGTTAGTTGTTGGTAAATGAACAGGCCAATTTTGCCTGGACTTCCTCAAAGATTTGACCTTATTTCCTCTTATAAAACTAAAACATCGGTACAAACTCTGTTTAGATGAACTCTCAagctgtttgtgcacttttattcttttattctccATCTCAAAAAAAATAGTAAATATTGCTTTTGcctgtgttcttgtacttgctacatacggAGTACCAAAATCTGTGCAgtattctactagcaaagtgaggacatttttgggacgtgaggacattttggtttgGGGACTGGCTGAGGGTTGAGACGTGactttaaggttgaggttagagcTGGATTTAGATAAGGGTTGGTGGGTTAGCTGGCATgtttaaggttaaggttagggaaCTAGGTAATGCATTACGCCT is a window from the Takifugu rubripes chromosome 17, fTakRub1.2, whole genome shotgun sequence genome containing:
- the rhbdl3 gene encoding rhomboid-related protein 3 isoform X1; its protein translation is MEGGSPMMTVNSSPAVAANAEGEEIEVLETTDINPVAPEDQWKSLFDQYDPDNSGFISTERFRDLLATHGSELDPHKLEVLLALTNGNADGKICYQDFVNLMSNKRSNSFRRAILQGSRQLRGCSLRDEVGLGLSQRLVRHVAYETLPREVDRKWYFDSYTYCPPPWLILTITIAEVVVFMYYGFQLDRLVLQVSSPSFLKSPLPYHPQLRAQAWRYLSYIFMHTGIEHLGLNMAMQLLVGVPLEMVHGALRIGLVYMCGVLAGSLAVSVTDMTAPVVGSSGGVYALVSAHLANVVMNWSGMKCQFKLFRMAMALVCMSVEFGRAVWLRFYPPAFPPCPNPSFVAHLGGVLVGLTLGVVVLQNYEQRLQQQTLFWIFFCVYTLFVLCAVFWNVFAYSLLDVRLPPPP
- the rhbdl3 gene encoding rhomboid-related protein 3 isoform X3, which produces MEGGSPMMTVNSSPAVAANAEGEEIEVLETTDINPVAPEDQWKSLFDQMSNKRSNSFRRAILQGSRQLRGCSLRDEVGLGLSQRLVRHVAYETLPREVDRKWYFDSYTYCPPPWLILTITIAEVVVFMYYGFQLDRLVLQVSSPSFLKSPLPYHPQLRAQAWRYLSYIFMHTGIEHLGLNMAMQLLVGVPLEMVHGALRIGLVYMCGVLAGSLAVSVTDMTAPVVGSSGGVYALVSAHLANVVMNWSGMKCQFKLFRMAMALVCMSVEFGRAVWLRFYPPAFPPCPNPSFVAHLGGVLVGLTLGVVVLQNYEQRLQQQTLFWIFFCVYTLFVLCAVFWNVFAYSLLDVRLPPPP
- the rhbdl3 gene encoding rhomboid-related protein 3 isoform X2 — its product is MVKGLVRAPGLRSHPHNRLILRFELLTHGCSGPAGGRPLDGRAMPRTSACTCLSVEMVWNSPRPMSNKRSNSFRRAILQGSRQLRGCSLRDEVGLGLSQRLVRHVAYETLPREVDRKWYFDSYTYCPPPWLILTITIAEVVVFMYYGFQLDRLVLQVSSPSFLKSPLPYHPQLRAQAWRYLSYIFMHTGIEHLGLNMAMQLLVGVPLEMVHGALRIGLVYMCGVLAGSLAVSVTDMTAPVVGSSGGVYALVSAHLANVVMNWSGMKCQFKLFRMAMALVCMSVEFGRAVWLRFYPPAFPPCPNPSFVAHLGGVLVGLTLGVVVLQNYEQRLQQQTLFWIFFCVYTLFVLCAVFWNVFAYSLLDVRLPPPP